The Prosthecobacter dejongeii genome contains a region encoding:
- a CDS encoding type II toxin-antitoxin system VapC family toxin, producing the protein MKLLIDTHALLWFCEGHSSLSAKARAAMEDENNERYVSYASAWEVAIKVSLGKLHLKLDYDILFSQVVQANGFQMIGQDLGHYQALIAMPKHHGDPFDRLLIAQAQVEGMTILSCDRNFAAYGVPLLWWRSDFRLVEKKHAF; encoded by the coding sequence ATGAAGCTTCTGATTGATACTCATGCCTTATTGTGGTTTTGCGAAGGCCACTCCTCGCTCAGCGCAAAAGCACGTGCCGCCATGGAAGATGAAAACAACGAGCGTTACGTTAGCTATGCCTCAGCCTGGGAAGTCGCTATTAAAGTGAGCCTTGGGAAACTCCATCTTAAACTGGATTATGACATTCTATTTTCGCAGGTGGTGCAGGCCAATGGATTCCAAATGATAGGCCAGGATTTAGGACACTATCAGGCGTTGATCGCCATGCCAAAACACCATGGTGATCCTTTTGACCGGTTGCTGATCGCGCAGGCTCAGGTGGAGGGTATGACTATCCTAAGCTGTGACAGAAACTTTGCGGCTTATGGAGTGCCGCTTCTTTGGTGGCGGAGTGACTTCCGATTGGTAGAGAAGAAGCACGCCTTTTAG
- a CDS encoding L,D-transpeptidase family protein: MIGKSSWIQSLFAWVLPAFVGTAVGGGMIVILSQPDLKTEQALEALNQTPSPEKKVLQNSFPTPQPPPQKTAAAVPVAALEPAVEKPAPKIAPVPSPAPAPKSALPPWQWQPLVDDVNERLRTEIPDLGGLPLLHYAVLNDDAEWISQLISQGANANELSPGGDTALCAAIRHMSGSSVRALLYGGADALQPGFEKQPPIALASLRRGVDILRSLTAAGADPNTRFASPVSKAVLDRVMIKDLKHSLENDRGVTPLIACAARGDVEGAAELLRAGAKTSYCTTRYKRYPINFAATQGYLFLMRIILGRQPESEPQILVTVDLSKQRAWVTQEGQVIDTCLVSTGREGFSTPAGRYVITDKHRAWTSTLYHVSMPFFMRLNCSAIGLHSGYVTGRPASHGCIRLPYDKAKKFFSLVRVGDEVQIIH; this comes from the coding sequence ATGATTGGAAAATCCAGTTGGATTCAAAGTCTTTTCGCCTGGGTCCTTCCGGCTTTTGTCGGAACGGCTGTCGGCGGCGGGATGATTGTGATCTTGAGCCAACCGGATCTCAAAACTGAGCAGGCGCTAGAGGCTCTGAATCAGACTCCCAGCCCGGAAAAGAAAGTACTGCAAAACAGCTTTCCGACCCCGCAGCCGCCTCCCCAAAAAACCGCCGCTGCCGTCCCAGTGGCTGCATTGGAACCGGCCGTGGAAAAGCCCGCACCGAAGATTGCCCCGGTCCCTTCCCCAGCTCCAGCTCCAAAGTCTGCCCTACCTCCCTGGCAATGGCAGCCGCTGGTGGACGATGTGAATGAGCGTCTGCGGACGGAAATCCCTGACCTCGGCGGTCTGCCCCTGCTTCACTACGCGGTTTTAAACGATGATGCCGAGTGGATCAGCCAGCTCATCTCCCAGGGAGCCAATGCCAATGAACTCAGTCCGGGCGGTGATACAGCGCTCTGCGCAGCCATCCGCCACATGTCAGGTAGCAGCGTCCGCGCGCTGCTTTATGGCGGGGCCGATGCCTTGCAGCCCGGGTTTGAAAAGCAGCCGCCCATCGCGCTCGCGTCCCTACGCCGTGGGGTGGACATCTTGCGCAGCTTAACGGCGGCTGGGGCAGATCCGAACACACGTTTCGCCAGTCCGGTTTCAAAAGCGGTGCTGGATCGCGTCATGATCAAGGACCTCAAACACTCGCTGGAAAATGACCGAGGGGTGACACCGCTCATCGCCTGTGCCGCCCGAGGGGATGTGGAAGGCGCGGCGGAACTGCTGCGTGCAGGGGCCAAGACGAGTTACTGCACCACACGGTACAAACGTTACCCCATCAACTTTGCTGCCACTCAGGGTTACCTGTTTCTCATGCGCATCATTTTAGGTCGCCAGCCTGAGTCTGAACCGCAGATCTTGGTGACGGTGGACCTGAGCAAACAGCGCGCCTGGGTCACGCAGGAAGGGCAGGTCATAGATACCTGTCTCGTCTCCACAGGACGCGAGGGTTTCTCCACCCCTGCTGGCCGTTATGTGATCACCGATAAGCACCGGGCCTGGACCTCCACGCTTTACCATGTCTCCATGCCCTTTTTCATGCGACTGAATTGCAGCGCCATCGGCCTGCACAGCGGCTACGTGACCGGGCGGCCAGCCTCCCACGGCTGCATCCGCCTGCCGTATGACAAGGCGAAGAAGTTCTTCAGCCTCGTCCGCGTGGGGGATGAAGTGCAGATCATTCACTGA
- a CDS encoding formate dehydrogenase accessory sulfurtransferase FdhD, whose amino-acid sequence MSEIATLELTHLQLGQAAVTREDVVAREEPLEIRVEGRSVAVVMRTPGHDEELVAGFLVTEGVVTRARDILEISQCPSVNNEFGNIVDVLLGGAVVNWESLTRHVFSASSCGLCGKTSIESVFQKFTPLAGDQCSVSSVQSSVPEAAPLNTEHCKQNTEHSAPQVSQELISQLPAKLRAAQETFSKTGGLHASALFDLEGNLIVLREDVGRHNALDKVLGYALQRNLLPLSQHILLVSGRVSFEIMQKALAGGIPILAAISAPSSLAVDFARDSGQTLIGFLRGETMNVYAHPGRLLSPTQP is encoded by the coding sequence ATGAGTGAGATCGCCACCCTTGAACTGACACACCTCCAGTTAGGCCAGGCGGCGGTGACTCGGGAGGATGTGGTGGCGCGGGAAGAACCACTGGAGATCCGCGTGGAGGGCCGCAGCGTGGCCGTGGTGATGCGCACACCAGGGCATGATGAAGAGCTGGTGGCCGGGTTTCTGGTCACGGAAGGCGTCGTCACCCGAGCCCGCGACATCCTGGAAATCTCCCAGTGCCCGAGCGTGAACAACGAATTCGGTAACATCGTGGACGTGCTGCTGGGCGGGGCCGTGGTGAACTGGGAATCGCTGACCCGCCATGTCTTCAGCGCCTCGAGCTGTGGTCTGTGTGGCAAGACGAGCATTGAGTCCGTGTTTCAGAAATTCACGCCGCTCGCCGGGGACCAGTGTTCAGTGTCCAGTGTTCAGTCTTCAGTCCCCGAAGCAGCGCCTCTGAATACTGAACACTGTAAACAGAACACTGAACACTCCGCTCCACAAGTCAGCCAGGAACTGATCTCCCAACTGCCCGCCAAGCTCCGCGCTGCGCAGGAGACTTTTTCCAAGACGGGCGGGCTGCATGCGAGTGCGCTTTTTGATCTGGAGGGAAACCTCATCGTGCTGCGGGAGGATGTGGGGCGCCACAATGCCCTGGACAAGGTGCTGGGCTACGCGCTGCAGCGGAACTTGCTGCCGCTCTCGCAGCACATTTTGTTAGTCAGCGGGCGGGTTTCTTTTGAGATCATGCAAAAGGCCCTCGCTGGCGGCATCCCCATCCTAGCGGCGATTTCTGCGCCCAGCAGTCTGGCGGTGGACTTTGCGCGCGATTCAGGCCAGACTTTGATCGGCTTTCTCCGGGGGGAGACCATGAACGTGTATGCGCACCCCGGACGCCTACTTTCTCCAACTCAGCCCTAA
- a CDS encoding tetratricopeptide repeat protein produces MQFFLIMRPRFFILALFFCFAVFFGSRLLIKNSLFRSLAGSYEEEAEVKALRAELKNYTARASKLSAEEAAAQWLVLFEAWTHVDQDINFEELAEVLPPAQTWDALAVAIEKRPKDKEPLQRQCLILMSAVLRDDSQARQQAMAGLRDLIAKDPKIAKRGVPYFQQSVDRLGRVLDTLAGSTKEQVEALTATLDAYEKDEGMTEEILIPDLLQEADEATVAPLIARALRLKAGIRVSGKQTRRLTSKLALENLPTLKRPVWGFVETEADLPLYEGLVKKFPDDDSSDRSDAERLYLLHLIAAGRTEEAMAFTLNRLSNERGAKLTLYSTDVETLQKQGFGRQMRDFLHAMLSQQPALPLWKVYIEISAHEGLSKEALQSLREAMAKPALVGQARSEVESHFYRALLAADEVDEGVKILREMVKREPAKGTPRSDSRSLDELPEGVRNKLSPQAQRNLQLISSQRQNSPERERINLAEGLLSLGLLLKRPELVDEAVAGALAAYAQIPEDETSMESELWTVTKLLVKAGRSSAAETFLKEQLVRSSDSGSQERSMRETRDILESLVGVYHQAGRYAEIVQLLDTSPGWRATDLADLTLTSFDNSLLVMAAKALAETGKNDVARRIAQRAVQLHPDEDSIYALLLSLGGDDLETRLDALQAAHRFQERPLIWKSQLQLNEGRLEEAEKSVRAAIAIDPSDGEQGKGDRMRAYAVLADILDKKGDADQAKVMRGAVKAIRISENADDWWEAGLLSRAVAMYEEALTHFADAYCIQSRLALRYSELGDFAKAEMYYRRAFELMPDSFGRVESHCFGCEGAFKGKRAQNIADQVFTRLAVEMPNKPQIFYLLGYLRDQQGNHAEAVKHYRHAVKLDPDYLNAWKKLLATTDHVPMPRAERDEATLALFRLDPNTHNIGLKSMASLPLLWKAILEAESARLLPETGLLYPLPASAAFVAQNRQVRLELEYSQRRAAENNGYRKHLMANRLVQTVGQMFQAVNQGRF; encoded by the coding sequence ATGCAGTTTTTCCTGATCATGCGCCCGCGCTTCTTTATCCTCGCTCTTTTCTTTTGTTTCGCCGTTTTTTTCGGTAGCAGGCTCCTTATTAAAAACAGCCTGTTCCGGTCGCTCGCAGGCTCTTATGAAGAGGAGGCGGAGGTGAAAGCTCTTAGGGCAGAGTTAAAGAATTATACCGCCCGTGCATCAAAGCTGTCGGCAGAAGAAGCTGCTGCCCAATGGCTGGTTTTGTTTGAGGCGTGGACTCACGTGGACCAGGACATTAACTTTGAGGAACTGGCGGAGGTTTTACCACCTGCACAGACCTGGGATGCCCTGGCGGTGGCGATCGAAAAACGCCCCAAAGATAAAGAGCCGCTGCAGAGGCAGTGCCTCATCCTGATGAGTGCAGTGCTACGGGATGATTCCCAGGCTCGGCAGCAAGCCATGGCCGGACTTCGCGACCTGATCGCCAAAGACCCCAAGATTGCCAAACGGGGCGTGCCTTACTTCCAGCAGTCTGTGGACCGCCTTGGACGCGTGCTGGATACTTTGGCAGGGAGCACTAAGGAGCAAGTGGAAGCCCTCACAGCGACTTTAGACGCCTATGAAAAAGATGAAGGCATGACGGAGGAGATCCTGATTCCTGATCTGCTCCAGGAGGCCGATGAGGCCACGGTGGCTCCTCTCATCGCGCGTGCTTTGCGACTGAAAGCTGGCATCCGTGTCAGTGGCAAACAAACACGCCGCCTCACGTCCAAGCTGGCCCTGGAGAATTTGCCGACTCTGAAAAGACCCGTCTGGGGATTCGTCGAGACGGAGGCAGACCTGCCCCTTTATGAAGGGCTGGTGAAGAAATTCCCCGATGACGACTCGTCCGACCGGAGCGATGCGGAAAGACTCTATCTGCTGCACCTGATTGCCGCAGGCCGGACGGAAGAGGCGATGGCTTTCACCCTGAACCGCCTTTCGAATGAGCGTGGTGCTAAACTCACCCTTTACTCGACCGATGTCGAGACCCTGCAAAAGCAGGGCTTTGGGCGGCAGATGCGGGATTTTCTGCACGCCATGCTCAGCCAGCAGCCGGCCTTACCTTTGTGGAAGGTGTATATCGAGATCTCGGCTCATGAAGGCCTATCCAAGGAAGCGCTGCAATCCCTGCGCGAAGCCATGGCCAAGCCCGCTCTGGTGGGTCAGGCGAGGAGCGAAGTGGAAAGCCACTTTTACCGCGCTCTGCTGGCGGCCGATGAGGTGGATGAAGGGGTGAAAATACTGCGTGAGATGGTAAAAAGAGAGCCTGCAAAAGGGACGCCACGCTCCGACTCACGTTCGCTCGATGAACTGCCTGAGGGAGTGCGAAACAAACTGTCCCCACAAGCGCAGCGCAATCTCCAGCTTATCTCCAGCCAGAGACAAAACTCGCCTGAAAGAGAGCGGATCAATCTCGCTGAAGGGCTCCTCAGCCTGGGGCTTTTACTGAAGAGGCCCGAGCTTGTGGATGAAGCCGTCGCTGGGGCTCTGGCCGCCTATGCCCAGATTCCCGAAGATGAAACGTCAATGGAAAGCGAGCTGTGGACGGTGACGAAGCTACTGGTCAAGGCAGGCCGCAGCAGCGCTGCGGAAACCTTTTTGAAGGAGCAGCTAGTCCGCTCTTCCGATTCGGGATCGCAGGAGCGTTCCATGCGCGAGACGCGGGACATCTTGGAGTCGCTTGTCGGGGTATATCATCAGGCAGGTCGGTACGCGGAGATCGTTCAGCTTCTCGATACTTCTCCCGGCTGGCGTGCAACGGATCTGGCTGATCTGACACTGACCTCATTCGACAATTCCCTTCTCGTGATGGCGGCCAAGGCCTTGGCGGAGACGGGCAAAAACGACGTCGCACGACGCATCGCCCAGCGAGCCGTACAGCTTCATCCAGACGAGGACTCCATTTATGCCCTTCTTCTCAGCCTGGGAGGAGACGACTTAGAAACCCGCCTGGATGCCCTCCAGGCTGCCCATCGTTTTCAAGAGAGACCGCTCATCTGGAAATCCCAATTGCAGCTCAATGAAGGGCGGCTAGAGGAAGCCGAAAAGTCTGTACGTGCCGCCATCGCTATTGATCCCAGCGATGGCGAACAGGGCAAGGGCGACCGCATGCGCGCCTATGCCGTCCTCGCAGACATTCTGGACAAGAAGGGTGATGCTGACCAAGCCAAGGTGATGCGCGGAGCGGTGAAGGCTATCCGCATTTCTGAAAATGCGGATGACTGGTGGGAGGCCGGACTGTTGTCCCGTGCTGTGGCCATGTATGAGGAGGCCCTCACCCATTTTGCGGATGCTTACTGCATCCAGTCCCGCTTGGCCTTGCGCTACAGTGAGCTGGGGGACTTCGCCAAAGCGGAGATGTATTACCGGCGCGCCTTTGAGCTGATGCCAGACAGCTTTGGCCGCGTGGAAAGCCACTGCTTCGGCTGCGAGGGAGCCTTCAAAGGCAAACGTGCTCAGAACATCGCTGACCAAGTTTTCACCCGTCTGGCCGTGGAAATGCCGAATAAGCCTCAGATATTCTATTTGCTAGGCTACCTGCGTGATCAGCAGGGTAACCACGCGGAAGCCGTCAAACATTACCGCCACGCAGTGAAGCTAGATCCGGATTACCTCAATGCGTGGAAAAAGCTCCTCGCCACCACCGATCATGTGCCCATGCCACGAGCCGAGCGAGATGAGGCCACACTGGCTCTCTTTCGTCTGGATCCCAACACCCATAACATAGGCCTAAAATCGATGGCCAGTCTGCCGTTGCTTTGGAAAGCCATTTTAGAGGCCGAATCTGCCCGGTTATTACCTGAAACGGGCCTCCTTTATCCGTTGCCTGCCTCCGCAGCATTTGTGGCCCAAAACCGCCAAGTGAGACTGGAACTGGAATACTCCCAGCGTCGGGCAGCGGAGAATAACGGCTATCGTAAACACCTGATGGCGAACCGCCTCGTGCAGACTGTGGGTCAGATGTTTCAAGCGGTGAACCAAGGACGGTTTTAA
- the nadB gene encoding L-aspartate oxidase: MIDYDFIIVGSGAGGLSAALHASEHGNVAIITKRGTLDSNSNWAQGGIACVTSEEDSIEQHVSDTLIAGAGLCNEAAVRTIVTEGPDRIGELVKWGVDFDQREASDGHLEFDLTREGGHSQRRVLHAADATGRELTEKLLAAVKDRPNITIYENHFAIDLITTAKLGFVTEDRVLGLYVLNESTHEVETFRSDRIVLSTGGCGRVYLYTTNPRVATGDGVAMAWRAGASIANMEFIQFHPTCLYHPQKRSFLITEAMRGEGARLIDNKGNEFMHKYDPRGSLAPRDIVARAIDSEIKRTGGPCVYLDISHRPAEFILSHFPNIYKACLEVDIDITKQSIPVVPAAHYQCGGVVTDVNGATRIRGLCAVGEVGCTGLHGANRLASNSLLECLVISHRAVDHMLRKMPIGKEAEQTYTLPPWQSGEAVDNDELVVIYHNWDEIRRLMWDYVSILRTTKRLQRAAARLRNLKREVQEFYWNFRITSELLELRNLVETASLIVECAIRRHESRGLHFTLDYPEKDLVREPADTVVRRY; this comes from the coding sequence GTGATTGATTACGACTTTATCATTGTTGGCAGCGGTGCCGGTGGTCTGAGTGCCGCATTGCATGCCTCTGAGCATGGAAACGTGGCCATCATCACGAAGCGAGGCACGCTGGACTCGAACTCTAACTGGGCCCAGGGCGGCATCGCCTGCGTGACCAGTGAGGAAGACAGCATCGAGCAGCATGTCAGCGATACCCTCATCGCCGGCGCGGGACTGTGCAATGAGGCGGCGGTGCGCACCATCGTCACCGAAGGGCCGGACCGCATCGGCGAACTGGTAAAATGGGGCGTGGACTTCGACCAACGCGAGGCCTCCGATGGGCACCTGGAATTTGACCTCACCCGCGAGGGCGGCCACTCGCAGCGCCGGGTCTTGCACGCCGCCGATGCCACCGGACGGGAGCTGACGGAGAAGCTGCTGGCGGCGGTGAAGGATCGGCCCAACATCACCATCTACGAAAACCACTTCGCCATTGATCTCATCACCACGGCGAAGCTGGGTTTTGTCACGGAGGACCGCGTCCTCGGGCTTTACGTGCTGAATGAGTCCACCCATGAGGTGGAGACCTTCCGCTCAGACCGCATCGTGCTTTCCACCGGCGGTTGCGGGCGTGTGTACCTTTACACCACGAACCCGCGCGTCGCCACGGGCGACGGTGTGGCCATGGCCTGGCGCGCCGGGGCCAGCATCGCGAACATGGAGTTCATCCAGTTCCACCCCACCTGCCTGTATCACCCACAGAAACGCTCCTTCCTCATCACCGAGGCCATGCGGGGTGAGGGTGCCCGGCTGATTGACAACAAGGGCAATGAATTCATGCACAAGTATGATCCGCGCGGCTCCCTGGCCCCGCGTGACATCGTCGCCCGCGCTATTGATAGCGAGATCAAGCGCACCGGCGGCCCCTGCGTGTACCTGGACATCTCCCACCGCCCGGCGGAGTTCATCCTCAGCCACTTCCCGAACATCTACAAAGCCTGCCTGGAGGTGGACATTGACATCACCAAGCAGTCCATCCCCGTGGTGCCCGCCGCCCACTATCAATGCGGGGGCGTGGTGACAGATGTGAACGGGGCCACCCGCATCCGTGGCCTCTGCGCCGTGGGTGAGGTAGGCTGCACGGGCCTGCATGGCGCAAACCGTCTGGCCAGCAATTCCCTGCTCGAGTGCCTGGTCATCTCCCACCGCGCCGTGGACCACATGCTGCGCAAGATGCCCATCGGCAAAGAGGCGGAGCAGACCTACACCCTGCCACCGTGGCAGAGTGGTGAGGCCGTGGACAATGACGAGCTCGTCGTCATCTACCACAACTGGGACGAGATCCGCCGCCTGATGTGGGACTACGTCTCCATCCTGCGCACCACCAAGCGACTGCAACGCGCCGCCGCCCGTCTGCGCAACCTGAAGCGCGAGGTGCAGGAGTTTTACTGGAACTTCCGCATCACCAGCGAACTCCTAGAACTGCGCAACCTCGTCGAAACCGCCTCCCTCATCGTCGAATGCGCCATCCGCCGCCACGAAAGCCGCGGCCTGCATTTCACCCTGGATTATCCCGAGAAGGATCTGGTGCGGGAACCTGCGGATACCGTGGTGCGGAGGTATTAG
- a CDS encoding DUF2281 domain-containing protein, with amino-acid sequence MSTLTAILNPSPDGTLHLPLPAGWRPQQAVRVKAVLEPVQDNEGETEESASLKGFGCLRGLIWMAPDFDEPLEDFEEYSA; translated from the coding sequence ATGAGCACCCTCACAGCGATACTCAATCCATCGCCCGACGGAACGTTGCATTTGCCCTTGCCGGCAGGATGGCGACCTCAGCAGGCTGTACGGGTCAAAGCTGTCTTGGAGCCAGTTCAAGACAATGAGGGAGAGACGGAAGAATCTGCGAGCCTGAAGGGATTTGGCTGTTTGCGAGGCCTGATATGGATGGCTCCCGATTTTGATGAGCCACTGGAGGATTTTGAGGAGTATTCTGCATGA
- the lpxK gene encoding tetraacyldisaccharide 4'-kinase gives MKDTLEDLEQFIIDVIIHNRRGMRATFLRMVFWFLSGIYKGAVRLRLFLYRERFIHDHHLGVPVISIGNITVGGTGKTPVVELFSKALLAQGRRVAILSRGYKSKRQRKIPLSWRIAAKLGLARKPRELLPRVVSDGEKVLLDSYVAGDEPFMLAQNCKGVPVVVDRNRVKAGAHAIRKFGADVLILDDGLQYLKLKHRHDIVLVDKTAPFGTGYMLPRGTLREPPSSLRRASYIFLTKSDGDSGEIIEQIRKYNPVAEIIECRHRPVHFEHIHTGERLPLDTFRGKYVGALSGIAVPESFENGLRKLGAKVHWVARFTDHHRFQEKDITQFIERCEKADAHAILTTEKDFVRFPKLPPGDIPIYFLRVEIEIIKGREIFDKLVRLIAEPRHVTQGLVSADLVETTS, from the coding sequence ATGAAGGACACTCTCGAAGATCTCGAACAATTCATCATTGATGTCATCATCCACAATCGTCGTGGCATGAGGGCGACTTTTTTGCGGATGGTGTTCTGGTTTCTCTCGGGCATCTACAAGGGGGCGGTGCGGCTGCGGTTGTTTCTTTATCGCGAGCGTTTCATTCACGATCACCACCTGGGCGTGCCGGTGATCAGCATTGGCAACATCACGGTGGGCGGCACGGGCAAGACGCCGGTGGTGGAGCTGTTTTCCAAGGCGCTGCTGGCCCAAGGACGGCGCGTGGCCATCCTGAGCCGAGGCTACAAGAGCAAACGCCAGCGCAAAATCCCGCTGAGCTGGCGCATCGCCGCGAAGCTGGGCCTGGCCCGCAAACCGCGCGAGCTGCTGCCGCGTGTGGTCTCCGATGGTGAAAAGGTGCTGCTGGATTCCTACGTGGCGGGGGATGAGCCCTTCATGCTGGCGCAAAACTGCAAGGGCGTGCCGGTGGTGGTGGACCGCAACCGCGTGAAGGCGGGGGCCCATGCCATCCGCAAATTCGGCGCGGATGTGCTCATCCTGGACGATGGCCTGCAATACCTGAAGCTGAAGCATCGCCATGACATCGTGCTGGTGGATAAGACGGCCCCTTTTGGCACAGGCTACATGCTGCCGCGCGGCACCCTGCGCGAGCCTCCCTCCAGCCTGCGGCGCGCCAGCTACATCTTCCTGACCAAGTCCGATGGCGACAGTGGCGAAATCATCGAGCAAATCCGCAAGTACAACCCGGTGGCCGAGATCATCGAGTGTCGCCACCGGCCCGTGCACTTTGAGCACATCCACACGGGTGAGCGCCTGCCGCTGGACACCTTTCGTGGCAAATACGTGGGCGCGTTGTCCGGGATCGCGGTGCCGGAGAGTTTTGAAAACGGGCTGCGGAAGCTGGGTGCGAAGGTGCATTGGGTGGCCCGGTTTACGGATCACCATCGCTTCCAGGAAAAGGACATCACGCAGTTCATCGAACGTTGTGAAAAGGCCGATGCCCATGCCATCCTAACCACTGAGAAGGACTTTGTACGCTTCCCCAAACTGCCGCCTGGGGACATCCCCATCTACTTCCTGCGGGTGGAGATTGAGATCATCAAAGGCCGCGAGATCTTCGACAAACTGGTGCGCCTGATTGCCGAGCCCCGCCATGTGACCCAGGGTCTCGTCAGCGCGGATCTGGTGGAAACCACGTCATGA
- a CDS encoding DUF3467 domain-containing protein: MSNPVKIVGPESPAPAKITPPAEAVYSNVTRLFATPNEVIFDFGLNLNAFGPMVEEEAKIVSRVVTSYDGAKRLWAHLTQTLQAYEQKYGPIELDVSKRMKKEEA; this comes from the coding sequence ATGTCCAACCCTGTCAAAATCGTCGGCCCCGAGTCCCCTGCCCCGGCCAAAATCACGCCGCCTGCCGAGGCGGTGTACTCCAATGTGACGCGCCTGTTCGCGACGCCCAATGAGGTCATCTTTGACTTCGGTCTCAACCTGAATGCCTTTGGCCCGATGGTGGAAGAAGAGGCCAAGATCGTCAGTCGCGTGGTCACCTCCTACGATGGTGCCAAGCGACTGTGGGCACACCTCACCCAGACCCTGCAGGCCTATGAGCAAAAGTACGGCCCCATCGAGCTGGATGTGAGCAAGCGGATGAAGAAAGAGGAGGCCTGA
- a CDS encoding mandelate racemase/muconate lactonizing enzyme family protein, whose translation MLPFLLRKNDSTVTQFLASILTVMKSTDIRITQAQVYFLPVTMRVPLKFGPETVTSTVCLRTQVTVEDRNGRSATGWGETPLSVSWVWPSTLAVAERARRMEAFSIQLASRLVQSGLVGHPMEIGQDFIHGPLAETLAAANAAAGSPEMPYLGSLVAFSAFDIATHDAYGNLLGRDIYETYNAEFMNRDLSAFLEPEADSNVSFAGRYPADFLVKEAPKVLPVWHLVGGVDALETADLTGSEPKDEHPLLLADWIQRDGLKCLKVKLRGTDAAWDYERMVRVGRIGLTHGVKWLSADFNCTVKDPAYVNDITDRLLADEPELYARTLYVEQPFPYDLEAHQIDVRSVSARKPLFLDESAHDWEFVRLGRRLGWSGVALKTCKTQTGALLSLCWAKAHGMPLMVQDLTNPMLAIIPHVRLAAHAGTIQGVECNAMQFYPDASVVEEKIHPGLYRRRGGVVDFSTLSGSGFGYRVEEIARQLPAPAVA comes from the coding sequence ATGCTGCCATTTCTGCTACGCAAAAACGACTCCACAGTTACTCAATTTCTCGCTTCGATTTTAACAGTTATGAAGAGCACGGATATTCGGATCACTCAGGCGCAAGTTTACTTTTTACCCGTCACCATGCGGGTGCCGCTGAAGTTTGGGCCGGAGACCGTCACCAGCACCGTGTGCCTTCGCACTCAAGTCACTGTGGAGGATCGGAACGGCCGCTCTGCTACGGGTTGGGGAGAGACACCACTCAGCGTTTCGTGGGTCTGGCCAAGCACCCTGGCGGTGGCAGAGCGCGCCCGCCGCATGGAGGCCTTTTCCATCCAGCTCGCCAGCCGCTTGGTGCAGTCGGGCCTAGTGGGGCACCCGATGGAGATCGGGCAGGATTTCATCCATGGCCCCTTGGCCGAAACGCTGGCCGCCGCCAATGCCGCCGCCGGGAGCCCGGAGATGCCCTATCTGGGATCTCTGGTGGCCTTCAGTGCCTTCGACATCGCCACTCACGATGCCTATGGCAACCTCCTGGGCCGTGACATTTACGAGACCTACAACGCCGAGTTCATGAACCGCGATCTCTCGGCTTTCCTGGAGCCAGAAGCCGATAGCAACGTCAGCTTCGCAGGCCGTTACCCGGCCGATTTCTTGGTCAAAGAAGCCCCGAAAGTTTTGCCCGTGTGGCACCTCGTCGGCGGTGTGGATGCGCTGGAAACGGCGGACCTCACGGGCAGCGAGCCGAAGGATGAGCACCCGCTGCTCCTGGCCGACTGGATCCAGCGCGATGGCCTGAAATGCCTGAAGGTGAAGCTGCGCGGCACCGATGCCGCCTGGGACTATGAGCGGATGGTGCGCGTGGGCCGCATCGGCCTGACCCATGGGGTGAAATGGCTGAGCGCGGACTTCAACTGCACCGTCAAAGACCCCGCTTACGTCAATGACATCACGGACCGTCTCCTGGCCGATGAGCCCGAGCTGTATGCCCGCACGCTGTATGTGGAGCAACCTTTCCCTTACGACCTCGAAGCGCACCAGATTGACGTGCGCAGTGTCTCCGCCCGCAAACCGCTGTTCCTGGATGAAAGCGCGCATGACTGGGAATTCGTCCGCCTGGGCCGCCGTTTAGGCTGGTCGGGCGTGGCTTTGAAGACCTGCAAGACCCAGACCGGCGCGCTTCTCAGCCTCTGCTGGGCCAAGGCCCACGGCATGCCGCTCATGGTGCAGGATCTCACGAACCCCATGCTGGCCATCATCCCGCACGTGCGCCTCGCTGCCCATGCAGGCACGATCCAGGGCGTGGAGTGCAATGCCATGCAGTTCTACCCGGATGCCTCCGTGGTGGAGGAAAAAATCCACCCCGGCCTCTACCGTCGTCGTGGGGGCGTGGTGGACTTCAGCACGCTCAGCGGCAGCGGGTTCGGCTACCGGGTGGAGGAGATCGCCCGCCAGCTCCCCGCTCCGGCGGTGGCCTGA